DNA from Hypanus sabinus isolate sHypSab1 unplaced genomic scaffold, sHypSab1.hap1 scaffold_1765, whole genome shotgun sequence:
aggcatcactgaatcgcgGCTGAGAGAAGATTACATCaggtcattagaaagaggtgcgAAGGTGGTGTATCATTGCGGACAGGGCTAAGGAATTGCAGGGTAAAAGCCCCCGATGGGAGTTACATACGGATCTTCAAACTGCAGTAAGGATCCGGTtcacaaattacaacgggagatcgGAAATGGCAACTTTACAAAAGTCAcgcggggggggggcggggtgtagATGTGCTGCagtttgggaaaatcaagttgatgctggttcccaagaggggaaatttctagaatgccgAGAGCAGTCGGAGATCAGCTAATCTGGGCTGGATGTTGTACAGggaaccggaattgattagagtTTAAGGTAGAAGCAGAAGGTAAAGTCAGATTTATCACTAccgcagtggagtaaagggaattgcagaggtaggagagaggggttggccagaattgattggaggggacaactaaaaaagtcattaaggagaAAAATTtggtaagctagccaacaatattaaAGAGTGTCTGcagtatataaagtgtaaaagagagagtggagagaagtTACGGGACCACggacaggtagtaatggggatAAGGAATTGGCGGAGGAACTGAGTaagttcactgtggaaggcactaggtGTACGCCGGAAGGTTCCAGAGTGTCAGcggtcagaagtgtgtgaagttgccatgacTAGGAAGAAAACAGGGAGATCTGAAGTCACCTCACCCGGTGGACTGCACCCCAAAGTTCTTAaaaagatggctgaagagatagtggaggcattagtaacgatctttccAGAATCATTTGATTgtagcatggttccagaggactggaagatttctAAGGTCACTACacgcttcaagaagggagagaggcagaagaaaggaaactaaagggcaattaatctgacctcagtggttgggaagatgttggagtcgattattaaggatgtggtatCGGGGTACTTGGaaacatatgataaaataggctgcagtcagcatggttccAACAGAAAACAttgcctgacgaatctgttggagttctttgaagaaataacaagcaggatagaaaaaAGGAgaattgtgtacttggattttcagaggacttttgacaaggtgccacacatggggctgcttaacaaactgcgtgcccatggtactacaggagaGACgctggctgattggcaagaggccgagtgcgaataaagggagccttttctggctggctgccagtgattcgTGCTCTGAGTTGgcaccgattctttttacgttatatgtcagtgatttggaagatgaaattgatggctttgttgcaaagtttgcggacattatgaagataggtggaggggcaggtagtgttgaggggacagggagaccgcagaaggacttgggttaggagaatgggcacagaagtggcagatgaaatattgtCGGTGAGTGCACGGGGGTCAGGCACTTTGGtgggagactattttctaaatggagaggagtTTCAACactctgagttgcaaagggatttgggaacccTGGTGCAGAATTCTGTAATGGTTAGTCTGTGGTGAGCGAGGCAAATGtggtgttggcattcattttaccaggacgagaatataaaagcaaggatgtaatgttgaggctgtaTAAAGCACTGGGAGCAGTTATGAGCTCCTTATCCAGAAAGGAtttactgaaactggagagggttcagaaaaagTTGATGAAAGTGATTCCGGGTTTCAGTGATTTGTCATggggggagcgtttgatggctctgggcctgcattcactagaattcaggggAATAAGGGGgagctcactgaaacctatcgaattgtgaaaggacttgatagagttgatgtggagagaatgtctcCTTCtccgggagagtctaagaccggagGACTTGGCTTCAGCATAGATGGGCATCCTTTTAAGAAAAAGATGAAGAATCTCATGAGCCACGTGGTGTTAAATCTGTACAATTCTttgccaagtcaatgggtatatttaaggcagagggtgattagaaagggcatgaagagatacggggaggagacaggagattgaggttgaggggaaatgaatcagccatggtgaaatgcagaagcagatttgatgggccaaattgcccaaTCCTGCTGCAAAGTCTTATCAACTTCAGATGCTGATCCATGTTTTCCAAGGTCACCCCCAcagtgtgccccccccccccactttatccccagtgtgggcaccgagcgctcccgggacacgggtcagacacgatgtggagctccctctacatcacccccacagtgtgtccccccactttatccccagtgtgggcaccgaacGCTCCCGGGACACAGGTCAGAcatggtgtggagctccctctacatcacccccacagtgtgtccccccactttatccccagtgtgggcacggagcgctcccgggacacgggtcagacacggtgtggagctccctgtACATCACCCCcgcagtgtgtccccccactttatccccagtgtggacaccgagcgctcccgggacacgggacaGACactgtgtggagctccctctacatcacccccacagtgtgtccccccactttattcccagtgtgggcaccgagtgctcccgggacacgggtcagacacggtgtggagctccctctacatcacccccacagtgtgtccccccactttatccccagtgtgggcaccgaacgctcccgggacacgggtcagacatggtgtggagctccctctacatcacccccacagtgtgtcccccccactttatccccagtgtggacaccgagcactcccgggacacgggtcagacacggtgtggagctccctctacatcacccccacagtgtgtccccccactttatccccagtgtgtccccccactttatccccagtgtgggcaccgaacGCTCCCGGGACacaggtcagacacggtgtggagctccctctacatcacccccgcagtgtgtccccccactttatccccagtgtggacaccgagcgctcccgggacacgggacaGACactgtgtggagctccctctacatcacccccacagtgtgtccccccactttattcccagtgtgggcaccgagtgctcccgggacacgggtcagacacggtgtggagctccctctacatcacccacagtgtgtccccccactttatccccagtatggacaccgagcgctcccgggacacgggtcagacacggtgtggagctctctctacatcacccccacagtgtgtccccccactttatccccagtgtggacaccgagcgctcccgggacacgggtcagacacggtgtggaactccctctacatcacccccacagtgtcccccaactttatccccagtgtggacaccgagcgctcccgggacatgggtcagacacggtgtggagctccctctacatcacccccacagtgtgtccccccactttatccccagagtggacaccgagcgctccagggtcagacacggtgtggagctccctctacatcacccccacagtgtgtccccccactttatccccagtgtggacaccgagcgctcccgggacacgggtcagacacggtgtggagctccctctacatcacccccacagtgtgtcccccactttatccccagtgtgggcaccgagcgctcccgggacatgggtcagacacggtgtggagctccctctacatcacccccacagtgtgtccccccactttattcccagtgtgggcaccgagtgctcccgggacacgggtcagacacggtgtggagctccctctacatcacccacagtgtgtccccccactttatccccagtgtggacaccgagcgctcccgggacacgggacaGACactgtgtggagctccctctacatcacccccacagtgtgtccccccactttatccccagtgtggacaccgagcgctcccgggacacgggtcagacacggtgtggagctctcTCTACAttacccccacagtgtgtccccccactttatccccagtgtggacaccgagcgctcccgggacacgggtcagacacggtgtggaactccctctacatcacccccacagtgtcccccaactttatccccagtgtggacaccgagcgctcccgggacatgggtcagacacggtgtggagctccctctacatcacccccacagtgtgtccccccactttatccccagagtggacaccgagcgctccagggtcagacacggtgtggagctccctctacatcacccccacagtgtgtccccccactttatccccagtgtggacaccgagcgctcccgggacacgggtcagacacggtgtggagctccctctacatcacccccacagtgtgtcccccactttatccccagtgtgggcaccgagcgctcccgggacatgggtcagacacggtgtggagctccctctacatcacccccacagtgtgtcccccactttatccccagtgtgggcaccgagtgctcccgggacacgggtcagacacggtgtggagctccctctacatcacccccacagtgtgtcccccactttatccccagtgtgggcaccgagtgctcccgggacacgggtcagacacggtgtggagctccctctacatcacccccacagtgtgtcccccactttatccccagtgtgggcaccgagcgctcccgggacacgggtcagacatggtgtggagctccctctacatcacccccacagtgtgtcccccactttatccccagtgtgggcaccgagcgctcccgggacacgggtcagacacggtgtggagctccctctacatcacccccacagtgtgtcccccactttatccccagtgtgggcaccgagcgctcccgggacacgggtcagacacggtgtggagctccctctacatcacccccacagtgtgtccccctactttatccccagtgtgggcaccgagcgctcccgggacacgggtcagacacggtgtggagctccctctacatcacccccacagtgtgtcccccactttatccccagtgtgggcaccgagcgctcccgggacacggatcagacacggtgtggagctcactctacatcacccccacagtgtgtcctcccccactttatccccattctggacaccgagcgctcccgggtgtggagctccctctacatcacccccaccacccacccccactTTGTGCCAAGTTTACAGTGTGTGGTTCTCTACTTGTGTGGAAGAGACTTTAATTTGAGTCACTCTGGGTTGTACGGGTGGCTTTGGTAGTTTTGAGTGCTTCACTCTGTATTTAAGTTTGGAGGGGCAGCGACCCCTGTGGCAGGTGccagaggtcagagtgggggcTTGTGGCTGTAATCATTGACTCTTACTGGTTTATGCCTCCTGATCATCACctcactgcccctctctctcctcccttcgCCACCTCAGGTGCCCGTGGCTCAGCCAGACCTTCTCCCCAGCCATCCCAGTCTACAACGTGATCATCTTCCTCTTCGTCTTGGCAAACTTCAGTATGGCCACGTTCATGGACCCCGGCATCTTTCCCCGCGGTAAGTCTGTGtgccctccccctcactctctccttcGCTGTCCAGCTGCGATCTTTCTAACATGGTTGCTCTGTCCGCTATCCCCCTCCCCGGCTGCAGCCGACGAGGACGAGGACAAGGACGACGATTTCCGGGCCCCTCTCTACAAGAACGTGGAGATCAAGGGCATCCAGGTTCGCATGAAGTGGTGCTCCACCTGCCGTTTCTACCGGCCCCCTCGCTGTTCACACTGCAGCGTCTGTGACAACTGTGTGGAGGTAAGACCCATGCCATCAGGGAGCAGTCTCCTGTGTCTGGACCCTCACCGGGAGGGTGGGTCCCTTACCGATGAAACCACAGTGGGAGGGAGGGTAAAGAGGGGATTcccttacagacagaccctcagtggggtgatggtaaagaggggattcccttacagacagaccctcagTGGGGTGATGGTAAAGAGGGGATTCCCTTACAGACCGACCCTCAGTGGGAGGGAGGGTAAAGAGGGGATTCCCTTACAGACGGACCCTCAGTGGGGTGATGGTAAAGAGGGGATTCCCTTACAGACCGACCCTCAGTGGGAGGGAGGGTAAAGAGGGGATTCCCTTACAGACGGACCCTCAGTGGGGTGATGGTAAAGAGGGGATTcccttacagacagaccctcagtggggtgatggtaaagaggggattcccttacagacagaccctcagTGGGGTGATGGTAAAGAGGGGATTCCCTTACAGACCGACCCTCAGTGGGGTGATGGTAAAGAGGGGATTCCCTTACAGACCGACCCTCAGTGGGGTGATGGTAAAGAGGGGATTcccttacagacagaccctcagTGGGGTGATGGTAAAGAGGGGATTCCCTTACAGACCGACCCTCAGTGGGGTGATGGTAAAGAGGGGATTCCCTTACAGACCGACCCTCAGTGGGAGGGAGGGTAAAGAGGGGATTCCCTTACAGACGGACCCTCAGTGGGGTGATGGTAAAGAGGGGATTcccttacagacagaccctcagTGGGGTGATGGTAAAGAGGGGATTCCCTTACAGACGGACCCTCAGTAGGAGGGAGGGTAAAGAGGGGATTCCCTTACAGACGGACCCTCAGTGGGGTGATGGTAAAGAGGGGATTCCCTTACAGACCGACCCTCAGTGGGGTGATGGTAAAGAGGGGATTCCCTTACAGACGGACCCTCAGTGGGGTGATGGTAAAGAGGGGATTCCCTTACAGACCGACCCTCAGTGGGGTGATGGTAAAGAGGGGATTCCCTTACAGACCGACCCTCAGTGGGGTGATGGTAAAGAGGGGATTcccttacagacagaccctcagTGGGGTGATGGTAAAGAGGGGGTTCCCTTACAGACCGACCCTCAGTGGGGTGATGGTAAAGAGGGGATTcccttacagacagaccctcagTAGGAGGGAGGGTAAAGAGGGGATTcccttacagacagaccctcagtggggtgatggtaaagaggggattcccttacagacagaccctcagtggggtgatggtaaagaggggattcccttacagacagaccctcagTAGGAGGGAGGGTAAAGAGGGGATTcccttacagacagaccctcagTGGGAGGCTGATGGTAAAGAGGGGATTCCCTTACAGACCGACCCTCAGTGGGGTGATGGTAAAGAGGGGATTcccttacagacagaccctcagTGGGGTGATGGTAAAGAGGGGATTCCCTTACAGACCGACCCTCAGTAGGAGGGAGGGTAGAGGGGATTCCCTTACAGACGGACCCTCAGTGGGAGGCTGATGGTAAAGAGGGGATTCCCTTACAGACCGACCCTCAGTGGGGTGATGGTAAAGAGGGGATTcccttacagacagaccctcagTGGGGTGATGGTAAAGAGGGGATTCCCTTACAGACCGACCCTCAGTAGGAGGGAGGGTAAAGAGGGGATTCCCTTACAGACGGACCCTCAGTGGGGTGATGGTAAAGAGGGGATTCCCTTACAGACCGACCCTCAGTGGGGTGATGGTAAAGAGGGGATTcccttacagacagaccctcagTAGGAGGGAGGGTAAAGAGAGGATTCCCTTACAGACGGACCCTCAGTAGGAGGGAGGTTAAAGAGGAGGTTGAGACATCTCCTGCAGTGGAGAGGAGTGCTGCTGGACCCCTGAACGTGGGGTAAGGAGGAACAAAGGGGGAATTCTGCAGCCTGACACTTAGTGGGGTGGGGTCTAACAGAGAAAGGGGTGAGCTCGGGGATGGGAAGGGGGCATTTCCAGCCAGACTCGTCGTGAGTGTGTGGCTCTGCGGGAGGGAGAGGGTGCGCGTGTGTGCTGACTGCCCCTTTTCCCTCCCCGGCCAGGAGTTCGACCACCACTGCCCCTGGGTGAACAACTGCATCGGACGGCGCAATTACCGCTACTTCTTCCTCTTCCTCGTGTCGCTCACCACTCACATCATCGGCGTCTTCTCCTTCGCTCTGATCTACCTCCTGTACCACCTGGACAGGCTGTCC
Protein-coding regions in this window:
- the LOC132387364 gene encoding palmitoyltransferase ZDHHC5-like is translated as MPSGTEGSFKPSKYIPVSAAATFLVGSTSLFFVFPCPWLSQTFSPAIPVYNVIIFLFVLANFSMATFMDPGIFPRADEDEDKDDDFRAPLYKNVEIKGIQVRMKWCSTCRFYRPPRCSHCSVCDNCVEEFDHHCPWVNNCIGRRNYRYFFLFLVSLTTHIIGVFSFALIYLLYHLDRLSTVHTAVTMAVMCVAGLFFIPVAGLTGFHVVLVARGRTTNEQVTGKFRGGVNPFTQGCWRNISYVLCSSQAPR